The following coding sequences lie in one Takifugu rubripes chromosome 8, fTakRub1.2, whole genome shotgun sequence genomic window:
- the spega gene encoding striated muscle preferentially expressed protein kinase isoform X15: protein MGRFALRQTDDGTIEMRISSVHRSDTGLYVCRIINEYGTKQAECRVDVRGAGETMLMITREVTDVAVRAGESVLLECHVAGAPDVDVDWLSNGKLIQPALLNCKMHFDGKRCRLLLNSVHEDDSGRYTCKLSTAKDELTSSANLRVMPSREPLFTRKLDILEVVEGRSARFDCKVSGSPAPRVTWMHFETKVEEGEKFRILQDGGRHSLIINHVSNDTEGFYTAVAQNIHGKSECTAELYMQEQRAAISSHMAKMEKMPSIPEEPEVLESEVERRTMPDFLKPLADVEVVEGKEVVLRCKVAGLPYPTISWYHNSKRIESSEERKMTQHRDVHSLVIRSACHAHGGVYKAVISNKVGKAACYAHLYVTDIVPEAPDGPPVIETITGKTITINWKKPKRLDPSLDSGSLLYVVQQQPLGSIQWSVVASNLKETNYTITNLSKGVRYAFRVLASTGKTLSKPSPSTDLIQLLDRGPYLRKAPIILEKPDIVYVVENQTASISITLNHVHAVVTWKRRGVVLTSKPGMYEMSMPDDDQHTLTLQRVRSTDVGQLVVTASNQFGSDLCALQLALAVRPKFETIMEDVDVYVGETSRLAVVVEGKPDPDILWYKDDVLLKESSHFTFVYDDPEYSLVILNACPEHSGVYTCTAKNLAGANSCKAELMVHTERKQEAEPMDDEGTILRKMRHLVDYYDIHKEIGRGAFSYVKRVTQKKGKAEFAAKFMCARGKRKALALREMELLSELDNERILYFHDVFEKKNVVVLITELCHEELLERMAKKTAVKELEIRCSIQQVLEGLWYLHKKNIAHLDVKPENILMASPASDQIRICDFGNAIRLDPSEEYYCKYGTPEYIAPEIVNQTPISTATDIWPVGVITYLCLTGVSPFAGENDRATALNIRNYNVAFEESMFSDLCREAKGFVIKLLVVDRLRPSVAECLRHPWFKQSPTNKSINTAMLKQVLSRRRWQRSLISYKSKMVMRTIPELLDESSNHVSIAVARHLKEGSPPPSSSSDSDADVDELPFIPMPLSVVFSSSRVSLNEIPGDEDVTASQMGYNDRFCDRTRKADDTRVSTANQNIPQDEEAQNEEKIEKAKRAPLKKGSSVESEDSETKARRTTMRRGSSADSALLLHVESEEGNSSGSELTNKSLKKAVSMELPNRSPSPGLAKISQEEYALKLELMRQRLLRGGNVDKKMSGLRGPLFETLGIEDERSTGSLDRNLRRSRTGPSTLARAASSESPLEDKPQTKLFRKSASFNQGDSEPMPLHRRYGAPLEIPLVGNGSLEDKKLQEATSMSALTEQTTPESASPTKKTSFTFQKPELDQQPKQNKVRELDDTHHVKKKADGTWEERTKTQLAMADYGESEAKSPSVITPIIVIEEDDEDEERKDTQELYINEKDYQEEKESRKNSKMSSACVAPLSDKAQPRPNTVDKGSTNSINSTNIPALPEHPAVFSKVATMVGPSASAISNSTTPRQPVLRTDIKNIDSEEIFEARFKKRESSLTRGLRKLTRNKSEEKSPTLSRKGADRAEEVYRPGPKGAPLEMVSRGLQEKSKSVQDLRAEDKEPGLGLIGRFSLRSKRSSSTDKTGEKPKEGRHPDVQESAVNKRVSWSVGRSKSLDTNEPSRSKRQQDEREQRKAAESSVSAMRQKFESKVAEISAKVRTQSADRKDKATVGSQKDLGQKDTTRLTDSPIMAIRHKFENKVAGLSSKIRSQSEERNDDPDGKRTPVFARHRHSHSEGRGLKGMGIPENQLAKQTGATASKDSIESTSSLPSEKVTESDRRSRWDRWGLTRSRKDKTPSQPDLSSLTHKEEQQFIRSASDFAPVFHIKLKDSVLSEGEPVTLSCLPAGSPLPRITWRKDRKPLQVDDRMSLVSHPDGRQILQIIKSNQKDDGVYECVATNPIATITTSCTLSVASVPKRPGTPEVAQTYNNTALVLWKPADTKSPCSYTLEKNTEGDPDWTTVATGVTDCYYNVTDLPPGSTLRFRVTCSNKAGQGPSSNCSGPVSLDPAGGGATPATIEVKTVPVQPQPVPEPEVKPVQNTPRTVISTSSPPKGGAPPLSQTELGLSRPPSSAENPPKPSKDSQKSPSFPSSPLIKIPPPLITPKPQSPVNVVSPLTKIPPILPPPPVTTPLTPTKPVVPTYVPVTSVVTPRTAPTPIIFSPQVLQTSSLSPFVDGTTTPTRGTPSGRVTPSTGLRQGIPQKPYTFLDEKARGRFGIIRECQENSTGKMFMAKIVPYTQENKQEVLKEYEILKTLHSDKIMALHEAYVTPRYLVLVAEYCTGKELLHSLIDRFRYTEDDVVGYLVPILQGVEYLHSRRVLHLDLKPDNIMVTNLNAIKIVDFGSAQSFNPLSLKQKDSRTGTLEYMAPEVIKGEVVGPPADVWTIGIITYIMLSGRLPFEDKDPRQVESKILAARFDPSKLYPNVSQSASAFLKKMLSSYPWARAATRDCFAQAWLQDSYLMKLKRQTLTFTSSRLKEFLAEQQSCRLEGATKHKVLLRTYQSTPRSPLAGSTLHVPSPK, encoded by the exons ATGGGCCGGTTTGCCTTGCGGCAGACAGATGATGGCACCATCGAAATGAGAATCAGCTCGGTTCATAGGTCAGACACAGGGCTTTATGTCTGCAGAATAATCAATGAATATGGAACCAAGCAGGCAGAGTGCAGAGTGGACGTCAGAG gtgCAGGAGAGACAATGCTAATGATCACCAGGGAGGTGACCGATGTAGCGGTTAGGGCTGGCGAGTCGGTCCTGCTTGAGTGTCATGTGGCAGGAGCCCCAGATGTGGATGTCGACTGGCTGTCGAACGGGAAGCTGATCCAGCCGGCACTACTCAACTGTAAAATGCACTTCGATGGCAAGAG GTGCCGCCTGCTGCTGAATTCAGTGCATGAAGATGATAGTGGAAGGTACACGTGcaagctgagcacagccaaaG ATGAGTTGACCTcgagtgcaaacctgagagtcATGCCATCCAGGGAGCCTCTCTTTACCCGTAAACTGGATATCCTGGAGGTCGTTGAAGGCCGCAGTGCCCGGTTTGACTGCAAGGTGAGCGGCTCTCCTGCTCCCCGGGTCACATGGATGCACTTTG AGACGAAAGtggaagagggggagaaattCCGCATCCTTCAAGATGGCGGTCGTCACTCCCTCATCATCAACCACGTCAGCAATGACACCGAGGGCTTCTACACTGCAGTCGCCCAGAACATCCACGGAAAGTCTGAATGCACCGCCGAGCTCTACATGCAGGAACAGCGAGCTGCCATCTCCTCTCATAT ggcaaagatggagaaaatgccATCCATCCCAGAAGAGCCTGAGGTTCTGGAGAGTGAAGTGGAGCGGCGGACCATGCCAGACTTCCTAAAGCCGCTGGCTGATGTGGAGGTTGTTGAGGGCAAAGAGGTGGTGCTGAGGTGTAAGGTAGCCGGCCTCCCGTACCCGACCATCAGCTGGTACCACAACAGCAAACGCATAGAGAGCAGCGAAGAGCGTAAAATGACCCAGC ACAGGGATGTCCACAGTCTGGTCATCAGGAGCGCTTGCCACGCTCATGGAGGCGTCTACAAGGCCGTCATCTCCAACAAAGTGGGCAAAGCGGCTTGCTATGCCCATCTATATGTCACAG aCATTGTCCCTGAAGCTCCTGATGGTCCTCCAGTGATCGAGACCATTACAGGGAAAACTATAACAATCAACTGGAAGAAGCCAAAGAGGCTCGACCCTTCTCTTG ATTCTGGTTCCTTGTTGTACgtggttcagcagcagcctctgggcTCCATTCAGTGGTCTGTTGTGGCCTCTAACCTGAAGGAGACCAACTACACCATCACCAATTTGTCCAAAGGAGTACGCTATGCTTTCAGAGTGCTGGCATCCACCGGGAAGACCCTGAGCAAACCGTCTCCTTCCACAGATCTGATCCAGCTTCTGGACCGAG GCCCTTATTTAAGAAAAGCACCAATCATTCTGGAGAAACCCGACATTGTCTACGTGGTGGAGAACCAAACGGCGAGCATCAGCATCACACTGAACCATGTGCACGCTGTTGTCACCTGGAAACG gaggggggtggtgttGACCAGCAAGCCAGGGATGTACGAGATGAGCATGCCAGATGATGACCAACACACCCTGACGCTCCAACGAGTACGCAGCACTGATGTGGGCCAGTTGGTGGTCACGGCGAGCAACCAGTTTGGGAGCGACCTCTGCGCCCTTCAGCTGGCTCTGGCAG TGCGCCCAAAGTTTGAAACAATCATGGAGGATGTGGATGTGTATGTGGGCGAGACGTCACGTTTGGCTGTTGTGGTTGAAGGGAAGCCTGACCCGGATATTCTGTGGTATAAG GACGATGTCCTCCTCAAGGAGAGCAGCCACTTCACCTTTGTCTACGATGATCCGGAATATTCTCTGGTCATTCTCAACGCTTGCCCCGAACACTCCGGTGTGTACACCTGCACTGCCAAGAACCTGGCTGGTGCCAACTCCTGCAAGGCTGAGCTGATGGTCCACACAG agaggaaacaagAGGCGGAGCCAATGGATGACGAAGGAACCATTCTGAGGAAGATGAGGCATCTTGTGGATTACTATGACATTCACAAAGAGATCGGGCG GGGTGCCTTCTCGTACGTGAAGAGGGTAACTCAGAAAAAGGGAAAGGCCGAATTTGCTGCCAAGTTCATGTGTGCACGAGGCAAGAGAAAAGCCCTGGCTCTCAGAGAGAtggagctgctgtctgagctGGACAATGAGAGGATCCTCTATTTCCATGACGTCTTTGAGAAGAAGAACGTGGTGGTGCTCATCACCGAGCT ATGtcatgaggagctgctggagcgaATGGCCAAGAAAACAGCAGTCAAAGAGCTGGAG atCCGCTGTAGCATTCAGCAGGTTTTGGAAGGTCTGTGGTACCTTCACAAGAAAAACATTGCCCACCTTGATGTGAAG CCTGAAAACATTTTGATGGCAAGTCCTGCGAGCGATCAAATCCGCATATGCGACTTCGGCAATGCGATCAGATTGGACCCGTCAGAAGAGTACTACTGTAAATATGGCACGCCGGAATACATCGCGCCAGAGATCGTGAACCAAACTCCcatctccacagcaacagacatATG GCCCGTCGGTGTCATCACTTACCTCTG CCTGACTGGCGTGTCTCCTTTTGCCGGTGAGAATGACAGAGCCACTGCCTTGAATATCCGGAACTACAACGTGGCGTTTGAGGAGAGCATgttttctgacctctgcagagAAGCTAAGGGGTTTGTCATCAAGCTTCTGGTGGTGGACAGACT GAGGCCCAGTGTTGCCGAATGCCTTCGTCATCCTTGGTTCAAG CAGTCACCGAcaaataaaagcatcaacacAGCGATGTTGAAGCAAGTTTTGTCTCGAAGGCGATGGCAG CGGTCTCTTATCAGCTATAAATCCAAGATGGTGATGCGGACAATTCCGGAGCTTCTGGATGAGTCATCCAACCATGTCTCCATCGCTGTGGCTCGACATTTAAAGGAAGGCTCCCcgccaccctcctcttcctcggatTCAGATGCAGATGTCGATGAACTTCCTTTTATCCCAATGCCACTTTCAGTAGTTTTTTCAAGTTCCAGGGTCTCCCTTAATGAGATCCCCGGGGATGAAGATGTCACTGCATCACAGATGGGGTACAATGACAGATTTTGTGATAGGACTCGAAAGGCAGATGACACAAGGGTCTCGACGGCCAATCAAAACATCCCACAAGATGAAGAGGCtcaaaatgaggagaaaatagAAAAGGCAAAACGAGCACCCCTCAAGAAAGGATCTAGTGTGGAGTCAGAAGATTCTGAGACAAAAGCCAGGAGGACAACCATGAGGAGAGGCAGTTCCGCAGACTCGGCATTGCTTCTCCATGTTGAATCTGAAGAGGGAAATTCCTCCGGTTCAGAATTGACAAACAAAAGCCTGAAAAAGGCTGTTTCAATGGAGCTCCCCAATCGCAGTCCAAGCCCTGGCCTGGCAAAGATAAGCCAGGAGGAATATGCCCTGAAACTGGAACTAATGAGACAGCGATTGCTCAGAGGAGGAAACGTGGATAAAAAGATGAGCGGTCTTCGTGGGCCATTGTTTGAGACCCTTGGCATAGAAGATGAGAGGAGCACGGGATCCCTTGATCGGAATCTGAGGAGATCCAGAACAGGGCCATCAACACTGGCCAGAGCAGCATCCTCTGAAAGTCCATTGGAGGACAAGCCACAGACGAAACTTTTTCGCAAAAGTGCCTCCTTCAATCAGGGTGATTCAGAACCAATGCCCCTGCATCGCAGGTATGGAGCCCCCTTAGAAATCCCATTAGTTGGAAATGGGAGTCTAGAAGATAAGAAGCTCCAAGAAGCAACCTCAATGTCTGCACTTACAGAGCAAACCACACCGGAATCTGCCTCGCCTACAAAAAAGACCTCTTTCACGTTCCAAAAACCTGAATTGGACCAACAACCAAAGCAGAACAAAGTGAGAGAACTTGATGACACGCACCATGTGAAAAAGAAAGCAGATGGTACTTGGGAGGAAAGGACCAAAACCCAATTGGCAATGGCAGATTATGGAGAATCTGAGGCTAAATCACCTTCTGTAATTACTCCTATAATTGTGAtagaggaagatgatgaagatgaggagagaaaagacacgcAGGAGTTGTATATTAATGAAAAGGACTatcaggaagagaaagaaagtaGAAAAAATAGTAAAATGTCATCGGCATGTGTTGCTCCTTTGTCTGATAAGGCCCAGCCCAGACCAAATACCGTGGATAAAGGAAGTACAAATAGTATAAATTCTACCAACATCCCAGCTCTTCCTGAACATCCGGCAGTGTTTTCCAAGGTAGCAACTATGGTCGGACCTTCAGCATCTGCAATATCTAATTCCACCACCCCTCGCCAGCCTGTGCTGCGGACGGATATCAAAAACATCGACTCGGAGGAGATCTTTGAAGCCCGTTTCAAGAAGCGCGAGTCGTCTTTAACCCGAGGCCTCCGGAAACTGACCAGAAATAAATCAGAAGAGAAGTCACCAACGCTGAGCCGAAAGGGGGCAGACAGGGCCGAGGAGGTTTATAGGCCAGGGCCGAAAGGGGCACCCCTGGAAATGGTATCCAGGGGACTACAGGAAAAATCCAAATCTGTCCAAGATTTGAGAGCAGAGGATAAGGAGCCAGGCCTTGGCCTCATTGGAAGGTTTTCCTTGCGATCCAAGAGGTCATCTTCAACTGATAAGACGGGAGAGAAGCCAAAGGAAGGAAGGCATCCAGATGTTCAGGAATCGGCCGTGAACAAGAGAGTTTCGTGGTCTGTTGGTCGCAGCAAGTCTTTGGATACAAACGAGCCGAGTCGCTCGAAAAGACAACAGGAtgaaagagaacaaagaaaagctgctgagTCATCCGTTTCTGCCATGAGGCAGAAGTTTGAGTCCAAGGTGGCAGAAATATCTGCAAAAGTGAGAACTCAGTCGGCAGACAGGAAGGATAAAGCTACCGTTGGGAGTCAGAAGGATCTGGGACAGAAAGATACAACGAGACTGACTGATTCGCCCATCATGGCAATACGGCACAAGTTTGAGAACAAAGTGGCAGGATTATCCTCAAAAATCCGCAGTCAGTCCGAAGAGAGGAACGATGATCCCGATGGAAAACGGACACCTGTGTTTGCTCGCCATCGCCATTCCCACTCAGAAGGGCGAGGACTAAAGGGAATGGGAATACCTGAGAATCAACTGGCGAAGCAGACCGGCGCCACTGCATCCAAGGATTCGATTGAATCAACTTCCAGCCTCCCGTCTGAAAAAGTCACTGAGAGTGACAGACGGTCAAGATGGGACAGGTGGGGTTTGACCAGGAGTAGGAAAGACAAGACGCCGTCCCAGCCTGATCTGTCCTCATTAACCCACAAAGAGGAACAGCAGTTTATCCGTTCTGCTTCTGATTTTGCCCCTGTGTTCCACATCAAGCTGAAGGACAGCGTCTTATCAGAGGGGGAACCTGTCACTCTGAGCTGTCTCCCAGCTGGAAGTCCACTTCCTAGAATTACATGGAGGAAAG ATCGGAAGCCATTGCAGGTGGATGACAGAATGAGCCTCGTATCCCACCCAGATGGCAGGCAGATCCTCCAGATCATAAAGTCCAACCAGAAAGACGACGGAGTTTACGAATGCGTGGCTACCAACCCCATTGCTAcgatcaccacctcctgcacattGTCTGTAGCTT CTGTCCCAAAGCGTCCAGGGACCCCTGAAGTTGCCCAGACATACAATAACACAGCCCTGGTGCTTTGGAAGCCGGCAGACACCAAGTCTCCATGCAGCTACACCCTGGAGAAAAATACAGAAG gTGACCCTGACTGGACAACCGTGGCCACTGGAGTTACTGACTGTTATTACAATGTCACAGATCTCCCACCTGGTAGCACTCTGAGGTTCCGCGTCACCTGCAGCAACAAGGCAGGACAGGGACCCTCCAGCAACTGTTCTGGTCCCGTGAGTTTGGACCCAGCAG GCGGAGGAGCTACACCTGCCACAATAGAAGTAAAGACAGTTCCAGTTCAACCTCAACCAGTGCCTGAACCTGAAGTGAAACCAGTCCAGAACACCCCCAGAACTGTTATttccacttcctcccctccaAAAGGTGGAGCTCCACCTCTGTCCCAGACGGAACTCGGTTTGTCTCGACCTCCATCTAGTGCAGAAAACCCGCCCAAACCCAGCAAGGACAGTCAGAAATCCCCCTCGTTTCCCTCATCACCCCTCATTAAAATTCCTCCACCTCTTATCACGCCCAAACCACAGAGTCCAGTCAACGTGGTGTCCCCTCTGACCAAAATACCACCCATACTGCCACCGCCTCCTGTAACCACCCCTTTGACACCAACCAAGCCTGTGGTGCCAACATACGTCCCCGTCACCTCCGTGGTCACCCCCCGCACGGCCCCGACTCCCATCATCTTTTCCCCGCAGGTGCTCCAGACCTCCAGTCTAAGCCCCTTTGTTGATGGGACGACTACGCCAACCAGGGGGACCCCGTCTGGACGAGTGACACCCTCGACTGGGCTGCGTCAGGGAATTCCTCAGAAACCTTACACGTTCCTGGACGAGAAGGCCAG GGGTCGTTTTGGCATCATTCGAGAGTGCCAGGAAAACAGCACGGGTAAAATGTTCATGGCGAAGATCGTTCCCTACACTCAggagaacaaacaggaagtcctgaaGGAGTACGAGATCTTGAAAACCCTTCACAGTGACAAAATCATGGCTCTGCACGAAGCATACGTCACGCCGCGCTACCTTGTGCTGGTGGCAGAGTACTGCACAGGCAAAGAGCTTCTCCACAGCCTCATCGACAG GTTCCGCTACACTGAGGATGATGTCGTGGGCTACCTGGTGCCGATATTGCAGGGAGTGGAGTACCTCCACAGCCGGCGTGTCCTCCACCTGGACCTGAAGCCAGACAACATCATGGTGACCAATCTCAACGCCATCAAGATTGTGGACTTTGGGAGCGCTCAGAGCTTCAACCCGCTCAGCCTCAAGCAAAAGGACTCGAGGACAGGAACTCTGGAGTACATGG CTCCTGAGGTAATCAAAGGTGAAGTAGTCGGTCCTCCTGCGGATGTTTGGACCATCGGCATCATTACTTACATCAT GCTCAGTGGTCGACTCCCCTTCGAAGATAAAGATCCTCGACAGGTGGAGTCGAAGATCCTGGCTGCAAGGTTTGACCCGAGCAAACTTTACCCCAACGTGTCTCAAAGCGCCTCTGCCTTCCTCAAAAAGATGCTGAGCAGTTACCCTTG GGCTCGTGCGGCAACCAGAGACTGCTTCGCCCAAGCCTGGCTGCAAGACTCCTACCTGATGAAGCTCAAGCGTCAGACTCTCACCTTCACCTCTAGCCGGCTCAAGGAGTTCCTGGCGGAGCAGCAATCCTGCCGCTTGGAGGGCGCCACCAAGCACAAGGTGCTGCTGCGCACCTACCAGAGCACGCCACGGTCCCCGCTGGCTGGCTCCACGCTTCACGTTCCCAGCCCCAAGTGA